One region of Bombyx mori chromosome 27, ASM3026992v2 genomic DNA includes:
- the LOC101745521 gene encoding carbohydrate sulfotransferase 3: protein MEAGGRPLRNIIISSWRSGTTFLGEVLNAMPGNYYHFQPLLKYGHVQLKESAQVKAALSSMKSLLKCDFRGMDDYFDYGSGHDFQFSHNTRLWDYCEHNKELCSDPDFMTRYCRLFPFQSMKIVRLRLQFVQEILSDTELNVKVVFLTRDPRGVMASRLQRGFCRAAPDCSNPEILCEGMMRDYEAAGRFLKLYPDKLFVLRFEEFALNPNSTTQKLQKFLRLGRTQAMDEYIDSHTNTEVSGVTSTFRVSREVPYRWKNTLTFQYADQIQTACKEAMKLWGYRAAHNATHMASEDFKPLEQYAIMQ, encoded by the coding sequence ATGGAAGCCGGCGGTCGTCCCCTGAGGAATATCATCATATCCTCTTGGAGATCAGGCACCACATTCCTCGGCGAGGTGCTCAATGCGATGCCTGGGAATTACTATCATTTTCAGCCTTTACTAAAATATGGACATGTACAACTAAAGGAGTCTGCGCAAGTAAAAGCAGCCTTAAGCTCCATGAAAAGTTTGCTCAAGTGTGACTTTCGAGGGATGGATGACTACTTCGATTACGGAAGCGGCCATGATTTTCAATTCAGTCACAATACCAGATTATGGGACTATTGCGAACACAATAAGGAACTGTGTTCTGACCCTGACTTCATGACCAGGTATTGTAGATTGTTTCCATTTCAAAGCATGAAAATTGTCCGTCTTCGGTTGCAGTTTGTTCAAGAAATATTGTCCGATACTGAGCTTAATGTAAAAGTAGTGTTCCTAACGCGCGATCCTCGCGGAGTGATGGCATCAAGACTGCAGCGGGGTTTCTGTCGCGCTGCTCCGGATTGTTCTAATCCCGAGATTCTTTGTGAAGGCATGATGCGTGATTATGAGGCTGCAGGTCGTTTTCTCAAACTTTATCCTGATAAGCTTTTTGTGCTGCGCTTTGAAGAGTTTGCACTAAACCCGAACAGTACAACGCAAAAATTGCAGAAATTCTTAAGACTAGGACGGACACAAGCGATGGATGAGTATATAGACTCCCACACCAACACAGAAGTGAGTGGAGTCACCTCTACTTTCAGAGTATCCCGTGAAGTGCCTTATCGCTGGAAGAATACTTTGACATTTCAATATGCTGACCAAATACAGACGGCGTGTAAAGAGGCCATGAAGTTATGGGGCTATCGTGCTGCTCACAACGCCACCCACATGGCCAGCGAAGACTTTAAGCCCCTAGAGCAGTACGCGATAATGCAGTAA